From a region of the Sphaerodactylus townsendi isolate TG3544 linkage group LG09, MPM_Stown_v2.3, whole genome shotgun sequence genome:
- the LOC125438770 gene encoding cytochrome P450 7A1, whose product MDLCLRLLQGSSWLKRHLNEPPLENGMLPYLGCALQFGSNPLKFLRARQKKYGPIFTCRLAGKYVHFLTDPFSYHSVMQQGKHLDWKKFHFTISAKAFGHRSIDPKDGNTTENMHQTFTRTLQGKALNFLSEGMMENLSYVMLELTASKMKSTDWVTGKLYEFCCRVMFESGFLTLFGTEINRNNDKVHSNQEDQTTLILNSLENFKEFDQIFPALVAGLPIYIFKGAHSAREKLAESLLHDNLQKRENISELISLRMFLNDTLSTFDDKEKAKTHLAILWASQANTIPATFWSLFYLIKNPEAKTAAMEEIQRLLEDTGEKVDLNRKYVFLSRKQLDNMRVLDSIIKEAIRLSSASMTVRAAKEDFSLQLNTGSYNIRKDDIIALYPQLLHFDPEIYSDPLTFKYDRFLNQNGEEKTVFYRSGQKLKYYYMPFGTGLAKCPGRLFAVHEIKQFLTLLLSCFEVELVDKNVTCPLLDQSRAGLGILQPATDVDFKYRLKPL is encoded by the exons ACATCTGAATGAGCCTCCTCTGGAGAATGGGATGCTGCCATATCTTGGCTGTGCTTTGCAGTTTGGCTCCAATCCACTCAAATTCCTCAGAGCAAGACAAAAGAAATATGGTCCCATTTTCACTTGCAGATTGGCAGGAAAATATGTTCATTTTCTCACAGATCCTTTTTCCTATCACTCTGTGATGCAACAAGGAAAACATCTGGACTGGAAAAAGTTCCACTTCACAATTTCAGCAAAG GCTTTTGGTCATAGAAGTATTGACCCAAAGGATGGGAACACCACTGAAAATATGCATCAGACCTTCACAAGAACCTTGCAGGGTAAAGCACTGAACTTTCTCAGTGAAGGTATGATGGAAAATCTTTCCTATGTCATGCTGGAATTGACTGCGTCAAAAATGAAATCCACTGACTGGGTAACAGGCAAGCTTTATGAATTTTGTTGCCGTGTGATGTTTGAATCTGGTTTTTTAACACTTTTTGGTACAGAGATTAACAGAAACAATGATAAGGTACATTCTAATCAAGAAGATCAAACAACACTTATTCTGAACTCTCTAGAGAATTTTAAAGAATTTGACCAAATTTTTCCAGCTCTTGTGGCAGGCCTACCTATCTACATATTCAAAGGTGCCCACAGTGCACGTGAGAAGCTGGCTGAATCCCTACTTCATGATAATCTTCAGAAAAGGGAGAACATTTCTGAACTTATTTCTCTCCGCATGTTCTTGAATGACACACTCTCCACTTTTGATGACAAGGAAAAAGCAAAGACCCACCTTGCCATTCTGTGGGCTTCACAAGCAAACACAATACCTGCTACATTTTGGAGCTTGTTCTACCTTATTAA GAATCCTGAAGCGAAGACAGCAGCTATGGAAGAGATACAACGGTTGCTGGAAGATACTGGTGAAAAAGTGGACTTGAATAGAAAGTATGTTTTCTTGAGTCGAAAACAGCTGGATAACATGCGTGTATTAG ATAGTATTATCAAAGAAGCGATAAGACTCTCCAGTGCATCTATGACAGTCAGAGCTGCTAAGGAAGATTTCTCTTTGCAGCTAAATACTGGCTCCTACAATATCCGTAAAGATGACATCATAGCCCTTTATCCTCAGCTGTTACATTTTGATCCAGAAATTTATTCTGATCCCTTG ACATTCAAGTACGACCGTTTCCTTAatcaaaatggagaagaaaagacTGTTTTCTATCGAAGTGGCCAGAAGTTAAAATATTACTACATGCCATTTGGAACAGGACTTGCCAAATGCCCTGGAAGATTATTTGCAGTTCATGAAATTAAACAATTTTTGACTTTGTTGCTTTCCTGCTTTGAGGTGGAGCTAGTGGACAAGAATGTGACATGCCCTTTATTAGACCAGTCGCGCGCTGGACTTGGTATATTACAACCTGCGACTGATGTTGATTTCAAGTATAGATTAAAACCTCTTTGA